Proteins encoded by one window of Gemmatimonadaceae bacterium:
- the fliW gene encoding flagellar assembly protein FliW, whose translation MSASVAAATDDRLPIASDLLGPISIPSNELVRFPGGLYGFPECRTFALVPAAREGLFWLQSAEYSALSFLLADPFTWFPEYHIDVDDVDIARLGTNDPQHILVLAIVTMPAGAGDPCTANLHAPVLFNVRDRHAHQSIRPDDGYGIREPFFLDQQPPAESLAGAGA comes from the coding sequence ATGAGCGCTTCCGTCGCTGCCGCGACCGACGATCGGCTCCCGATCGCCTCGGACCTCCTGGGTCCCATCAGCATTCCCTCGAACGAACTCGTGCGCTTCCCGGGCGGCCTGTACGGTTTTCCGGAGTGCCGCACCTTCGCCCTCGTCCCCGCGGCGCGCGAGGGGCTGTTCTGGCTGCAATCGGCGGAATACAGCGCCCTTTCGTTTCTCCTGGCCGACCCGTTCACCTGGTTCCCCGAGTACCACATCGACGTCGATGACGTCGACATCGCGCGCCTTGGGACCAACGATCCGCAGCACATTCTGGTGCTGGCGATCGTGACGATGCCGGCGGGTGCGGGCGACCCGTGCACGGCCAACCTGCACGCGCCGGTGCTCTTCAACGTGCGCGACCGCCACGCGCACCAGTCGATCCGCCCCGACGACGGCTACGGGATCCGCGAGCCGTTCTTCCTCGACCAGCAGCCCCCCGCCGAGTCACTCGCGGGCGCCGGCGCCTAA
- the fliE gene encoding flagellar hook-basal body complex protein FliE has translation MSDPIGAISSRLSSFQGGGLGASGGVGGPDAAKRYTFDIGKGDGTAAGSAGGPSFGDTLTTAINQVSDAQDRSAELTQKFIRGENVELHQVMAAGEEAGIALEMMIELRNKFTDAYRTLINMQS, from the coding sequence ATGAGCGATCCGATTGGCGCCATCTCGTCGCGACTCTCGTCGTTCCAGGGCGGGGGCCTTGGCGCATCCGGCGGCGTTGGCGGCCCCGACGCGGCCAAGCGCTACACCTTCGACATTGGGAAGGGCGACGGCACGGCCGCTGGTTCGGCTGGCGGACCGTCGTTTGGCGACACGCTCACCACGGCCATCAACCAGGTCTCCGACGCGCAGGACCGGTCGGCCGAGCTGACGCAGAAGTTCATTCGTGGCGAGAACGTCGAGCTGCACCAGGTGATGGCGGCGGGCGAGGAAGCGGGGATCGCGCTCGAGATGATGATCGAGTTGCGGAACAAGTTCACCGACGCGTACCGCACGCTCATCAACATGCAGAGCTGA
- a CDS encoding tetratricopeptide repeat protein translates to MAAVTAPNDRAAQAHFNDAVARHLAGDAKGAIALYKKALAADPGFAEACNNLATLFASRGDEGEAEQLLERAVALKPDYGEAHNNIGLMRATRGDHARAVPAFERAIALDGTKPAWLNNLGNSYVEMFRFADALETYDAALRIDPTNAECWSNRGLALRGLRRPEEASASFRRAIALVPAHVNAISNLAVVLKEQKQLDEAVTTMARATELDPANVAVWVNFAAIHEARGEYDRMRELAQRALEIDPNYPEAYNLLANAEMEAGRYDEALALYERSLALDPDNRNANWNLALIWLLHGDFERGWKQFEWRKRLQSVVFDHGTYPGAQWEGESLAGRDILLHSEQGIGDAIQFIRYARLLKAQGARRVYLECPYPIVPLLSGVAGVDGVIARGVTLPSYDVHANLMSLPALLGTTLASVPARVPYIPVEPRAARDLVAVEPGELAVGFVWAGNPVHARDFLRSAPLDAFRALAATPGARFFSLQKGEAAERELAAHPIDGVVNLAPHLNDFRDTAAVIDALDLVITVDTSVAHLAGALGKETWLLLPHVPDFRWMLERDDSPWYPTMRLYRQSVPRDWESVFAHVERALRERVAAVPIAEPTRPASDAEALSAAVDAVVTLPSATRVADGRARFDLWLPLALLADSARFAEYEAELVGGGHDLPVRAFLDDWLSSEDVVLDVRPGLGLTALSAVTAPTPPALLVVADADTANVTRVTQLANRRAPVVRTECAPDVVGALAVACASGGGRVAVRLGSSRDAEPLADAIGRQPQGQRPQVILWSSAVPNELQPIFAFLASLDYVTVTLSLHEGEPSLDAIEEMARAQSLVSLLPETLAELERRVATAGERGPDHAAHSSGSEASRYEVVTDRVTQLGIDWELRADTGWGVYGTNLALELERHGAPRPAIFAADTSSHAPLVRFRLDRALREGSERVAALNRTPDPVAFDGVMLRAMGNNFAHGALWDRVRATRNIGLVFFEDTAFDAEALARAAALDLVVCGSHWNEQLLRARGLTNVATVLQGIDPTVFHPAPRSGHLAERFVIFSGGKLEYRKGQDIVARAFRIFQQRHPDALLLTAWHNNWPQLIADMDLAGHMSGAPPVVNGRVDVAGWLARNGIPAGAVLDVGHTPNALMGQVVREADVALFANRAEGGTNLVAMECMAAGVPTIVSDNTGHRDLVATRGCLPLTRQHAVRKPTRFYREVEGWGESDVEEMVAALEQVYTDRAAVQAMATRGAAAMAGMSWQRQVEEFLATIRPLLA, encoded by the coding sequence ATGGCCGCTGTTACTGCACCGAACGATCGCGCCGCGCAGGCGCACTTCAACGACGCGGTCGCGCGCCACCTCGCGGGCGACGCGAAGGGCGCGATTGCCCTCTACAAGAAGGCGCTTGCTGCCGACCCGGGCTTTGCCGAAGCCTGCAACAACCTCGCGACGCTCTTTGCCTCCCGCGGCGACGAGGGCGAGGCGGAACAACTCCTCGAGCGTGCGGTCGCGCTCAAGCCCGACTACGGCGAGGCGCACAACAACATTGGTCTCATGCGCGCCACGCGCGGCGATCATGCGCGCGCCGTCCCCGCCTTTGAGCGTGCGATCGCCCTCGACGGGACCAAGCCGGCCTGGCTCAACAACCTCGGCAACTCGTATGTCGAGATGTTCCGCTTCGCCGATGCACTCGAGACGTACGATGCGGCGCTCCGGATAGATCCGACCAACGCCGAGTGCTGGTCCAACCGCGGCTTGGCGCTGCGCGGGCTCCGCCGTCCGGAGGAAGCGAGCGCCTCGTTCCGCCGCGCCATCGCCCTCGTGCCGGCGCACGTGAATGCCATCAGCAACCTCGCCGTCGTCCTCAAGGAGCAGAAGCAACTCGACGAGGCGGTGACGACGATGGCGCGGGCCACCGAGCTCGATCCCGCCAACGTCGCGGTCTGGGTCAACTTCGCCGCCATTCACGAGGCGCGCGGCGAGTACGACCGCATGCGCGAACTGGCGCAACGGGCGCTCGAGATCGACCCAAACTATCCGGAGGCATACAACCTCCTCGCCAATGCCGAGATGGAGGCGGGGCGCTACGATGAGGCACTCGCGCTGTATGAGAGGTCGCTCGCCCTGGATCCTGACAACCGCAACGCCAACTGGAATCTCGCGCTCATCTGGCTCCTGCACGGCGACTTCGAGCGGGGATGGAAGCAATTCGAGTGGCGCAAGCGGCTGCAATCGGTCGTCTTCGACCATGGGACCTATCCGGGCGCCCAGTGGGAGGGCGAGTCGCTTGCCGGCCGCGACATCCTCCTGCACAGCGAACAGGGAATCGGCGATGCGATCCAGTTCATCCGCTATGCCAGGCTGCTCAAGGCACAGGGTGCACGGCGCGTCTATCTCGAGTGCCCCTACCCGATCGTCCCGCTGCTGAGCGGCGTTGCCGGAGTCGACGGCGTGATCGCACGTGGCGTGACACTCCCTTCATATGATGTGCATGCGAACCTGATGAGCCTTCCCGCGCTCCTCGGCACCACGCTCGCCAGTGTTCCGGCGCGGGTGCCGTACATCCCCGTCGAGCCGCGCGCCGCTCGCGATCTCGTCGCGGTGGAGCCGGGGGAGCTGGCGGTCGGCTTCGTGTGGGCCGGCAATCCCGTGCATGCGCGCGACTTCCTGCGCTCGGCGCCACTCGATGCGTTCCGCGCGCTGGCCGCGACGCCGGGTGCGCGCTTCTTCTCGCTGCAGAAGGGAGAGGCGGCGGAGCGCGAGCTGGCGGCGCATCCCATCGACGGCGTCGTGAACCTCGCGCCGCACCTGAACGACTTCCGCGATACCGCCGCCGTCATCGATGCGCTCGATCTGGTCATTACCGTCGACACGTCGGTGGCGCACCTGGCGGGGGCGTTAGGCAAGGAGACGTGGCTCCTCCTCCCGCACGTCCCCGATTTCCGGTGGATGCTGGAGCGCGACGACTCGCCGTGGTATCCCACCATGCGCCTCTATCGCCAATCCGTGCCGCGCGATTGGGAAAGCGTGTTCGCTCACGTCGAGCGCGCGCTGCGCGAGCGCGTGGCCGCCGTACCGATTGCCGAGCCAACACGCCCCGCGAGCGACGCGGAAGCGCTCAGCGCTGCTGTGGACGCAGTCGTCACGCTTCCCTCGGCCACGCGCGTCGCCGATGGGCGGGCGCGCTTCGACCTGTGGCTGCCACTAGCACTGCTCGCCGATTCGGCGCGCTTCGCGGAGTACGAGGCCGAGCTGGTTGGCGGGGGGCATGACCTTCCCGTGCGCGCCTTCCTCGACGACTGGCTGTCGAGTGAGGACGTCGTGCTCGACGTGCGCCCCGGGTTGGGGCTGACGGCACTGTCTGCGGTGACCGCTCCCACTCCGCCGGCGCTGCTCGTCGTTGCCGACGCCGACACGGCCAATGTTACGCGCGTGACGCAGCTCGCCAATCGGCGCGCGCCGGTGGTGCGCACCGAGTGCGCCCCCGACGTGGTCGGTGCGTTGGCGGTTGCCTGCGCTAGCGGCGGTGGTCGTGTGGCCGTGCGCCTGGGGTCGAGCCGCGATGCCGAGCCGCTCGCCGACGCCATCGGCCGCCAGCCGCAAGGGCAGCGCCCGCAGGTGATCCTCTGGTCGTCTGCCGTCCCCAACGAGCTGCAGCCAATCTTCGCATTCCTCGCGTCGCTGGACTACGTCACCGTCACGCTCTCGCTGCACGAGGGCGAGCCGTCGCTCGACGCGATCGAGGAGATGGCGCGCGCCCAGTCCCTCGTCTCGCTCTTGCCCGAGACGCTGGCCGAGCTGGAACGGCGGGTGGCGACGGCGGGGGAGAGGGGGCCGGACCACGCGGCACACTCGTCAGGCAGTGAGGCGTCGCGATATGAGGTCGTGACCGATCGCGTCACCCAGCTGGGAATCGACTGGGAGCTGCGCGCCGACACCGGCTGGGGAGTGTACGGCACCAACCTGGCGCTCGAGCTCGAGCGACACGGCGCGCCGCGCCCGGCCATCTTCGCCGCCGACACCAGCTCGCACGCTCCCCTCGTGCGATTCCGGCTCGACCGGGCACTACGCGAGGGGAGCGAGCGCGTCGCCGCGCTCAACCGTACGCCGGACCCTGTCGCCTTCGACGGTGTGATGCTGCGCGCCATGGGGAACAACTTCGCGCACGGCGCGCTGTGGGACCGCGTGCGGGCGACGCGCAATATCGGCCTGGTCTTCTTCGAGGACACGGCGTTCGACGCCGAGGCGCTGGCGCGTGCCGCGGCGCTCGACCTCGTGGTCTGCGGATCGCACTGGAACGAGCAGCTGCTGCGTGCGCGCGGGCTCACCAACGTTGCCACCGTGCTGCAGGGGATCGACCCCACCGTCTTTCACCCGGCGCCGCGCAGCGGGCACCTTGCCGAACGCTTCGTGATCTTCTCGGGTGGGAAGCTCGAGTATCGCAAGGGGCAGGACATCGTCGCGCGCGCCTTCCGCATCTTCCAGCAGCGCCATCCCGACGCCTTGCTCCTGACGGCGTGGCACAACAACTGGCCGCAGCTCATTGCCGACATGGACCTTGCCGGGCACATGTCGGGGGCGCCCCCGGTCGTGAACGGCCGGGTCGACGTGGCCGGTTGGCTGGCGCGCAACGGGATCCCGGCCGGCGCCGTGCTCGACGTGGGGCACACGCCTAACGCGCTGATGGGGCAGGTGGTGCGCGAAGCCGATGTCGCCCTCTTTGCCAACCGCGCGGAAGGGGGGACCAACCTCGTCGCCATGGAGTGCATGGCCGCCGGCGTTCCCACGATCGTCTCCGACAACACCGGGCACCGCGACCTGGTCGCGACGCGCGGGTGCCTCCCGCTGACCCGCCAGCACGCCGTGCGCAAGCCCACGCGCTTCTACCGCGAGGTGGAAGGGTGGGGCGAGAGCGACGTCGAGGAGATGGTGGCCGCCCTTGAGCAGGTCTACACCGATCGCGCAGCCGTGCAGGCCATGGCTACGCGCGGCGCCGCAGCCATGGCCGGCATGAGCTGGCAGCGCCAGGTGGAGGAGTTCCTCGCCACCATCCGCCCCCTCCTCGCCTAA
- the flgL gene encoding flagellar hook-associated protein FlgL, with the protein MRITNNMVSRNSLISLQRSLKAMNEAQERATDGLRVEKASDDPSAATSIMASGSSIRAIDQYKRNINSARARLDREETVLDSVTQVLERAKELGLQQGSSTADAQTRNTAKAEIDQLLQTVVQLGNSQHQGEYLFGGDQSNVAPFNSNTPPFTAAAPTGTRRTEISSALSVRTNHNGTEIFLNTGVLAALDQLSTALGANDQTGIQNSLSQLDSAHAGVQVLVGETGAASQQLDVATSNLDALDTSLRSFKSQLQDVDIEKAVSELVGRQTAYQAAMLATSRVLSLNLADYLR; encoded by the coding sequence ATGCGGATTACCAACAATATGGTGAGCCGGAACTCGCTGATCTCGCTGCAGCGATCGCTGAAAGCGATGAACGAGGCGCAGGAACGGGCCACCGACGGACTCCGGGTCGAGAAGGCTTCTGACGACCCCTCGGCGGCCACGTCCATCATGGCCTCGGGGTCGTCGATTCGTGCCATCGACCAGTACAAGCGCAACATCAACTCCGCGCGCGCACGACTCGATCGTGAGGAAACGGTCCTCGATTCTGTCACGCAGGTGCTCGAGCGCGCCAAGGAACTCGGACTCCAGCAGGGGAGCAGCACGGCCGACGCCCAGACGCGCAACACTGCCAAGGCCGAGATCGACCAGCTGCTCCAGACCGTGGTGCAGCTCGGCAATTCGCAGCATCAGGGCGAGTACCTGTTTGGCGGCGACCAGTCGAACGTGGCGCCGTTCAACTCGAACACGCCCCCCTTTACCGCGGCCGCGCCCACCGGGACGCGCCGCACCGAGATCTCGTCGGCGCTGAGCGTGCGCACGAACCACAACGGCACCGAGATCTTCCTCAATACCGGCGTCCTGGCCGCGCTCGACCAACTGTCCACCGCGCTTGGCGCCAACGACCAGACGGGGATCCAGAACAGCCTGTCTCAGCTCGACAGTGCGCACGCCGGCGTGCAAGTCCTTGTCGGCGAAACCGGGGCGGCATCGCAGCAGCTCGACGTCGCGACCTCGAACCTCGATGCCCTCGATACCTCGCTGCGCTCGTTCAAGTCGCAGCTGCAAGACGTCGACATCGAAAAGGCCGTCTCGGAGCTGGTGGGGCGGCAGACCGCCTATCAGGCGGCCATGCTGGCGACCTCCCGCGTGTTGAGCCTCAACCTGGCCGACTACCTCAGATGA
- the flgC gene encoding flagellar basal body rod protein FlgC codes for MTIPSIKMLPLLTNNMESAPRPPLFRPLDIATSGMSVQRLRMETAATNIANAETTRTDAGGPYRRRVVRAEEAVREGAAPAYPPLPNSEKIPGVSPQDPTDTLGGVRAAAIEEDPTEGPLVYDPGHPDADQNGYVRYPNVQVTNELVDLMEARRVYEANASVFTAAKQLLRRALDI; via the coding sequence ATGACGATCCCCTCGATCAAGATGCTGCCGCTCCTGACGAACAACATGGAGTCGGCGCCGCGCCCCCCGCTCTTCCGCCCGCTGGACATCGCGACGAGCGGGATGTCGGTGCAGCGGCTGCGCATGGAGACGGCGGCAACGAACATCGCGAACGCCGAGACGACGCGCACCGACGCCGGCGGCCCATATCGCCGTCGCGTGGTGCGCGCCGAGGAAGCGGTGCGCGAAGGGGCGGCTCCGGCGTATCCGCCGCTCCCCAACAGCGAGAAGATCCCAGGCGTCTCGCCGCAGGATCCCACCGACACGTTAGGCGGCGTGCGCGCCGCCGCGATCGAGGAGGATCCGACGGAAGGGCCGCTCGTGTACGACCCCGGGCATCCGGACGCCGACCAGAACGGCTACGTGCGGTATCCCAACGTGCAAGTCACCAACGAGCTCGTGGACCTCATGGAGGCGCGGCGCGTGTACGAGGCCAACGCATCGGTGTTCACGGCGGCCAAGCAGCTGCTGCGGCGGGCGTTGGACATCTAG
- a CDS encoding sigma-54-dependent Fis family transcriptional regulator translates to MANILYVDDEPSVGLILEDTLSRAGHRPLGARNVVEALQVLARESVDLIISDYRMPGLTGLEFLSLLQREGYDIPLIMLTGYASIEHAVAAIKAGAIDYITKPIRTQQLELAIEQALEFVRLRRENESLRREVMEFRNERQIIGESVQIRRILQTVAMVAPTRATVLLQGESGTGKELFARAIHDQSDRRDKPFIKLNCAALPEGLIESALFGHERGAFTGAVKRVEGAFERAHGGTLLLDEISEMRLELQAKLLRVLQEQEFERVGGTTPIRVDVRVIATTNRNLAEFAAAGHFRQDLYYRLSVVPIDIPSLRERPDDIPMLAYRFAMRTGSEVGKEISGIAPDALSMLQEYPWPGNVRELQHAVERAVILSHDAVLPAHLFEHQRMATNGVHPLVQQALNRSATPEGGAAVPASAPPGGIILTTLNVEEAERALIQRALELTRGNRTKTADLLGISVRTLRNKLNGPQRAGVAEG, encoded by the coding sequence ATGGCCAACATCCTGTACGTCGACGACGAACCGTCGGTCGGTCTGATTCTCGAAGACACGCTGTCGCGCGCGGGGCATCGCCCGCTGGGCGCCCGGAACGTGGTGGAAGCGCTTCAGGTGCTCGCACGGGAAAGCGTCGACCTGATCATCTCCGACTATAGGATGCCGGGGCTCACCGGGCTGGAGTTCCTCTCGCTGCTGCAGCGCGAAGGGTACGACATCCCGTTGATCATGCTCACGGGGTACGCGAGCATCGAGCACGCGGTGGCGGCCATCAAGGCCGGGGCTATCGACTACATCACCAAGCCCATTCGCACGCAGCAACTCGAGCTGGCCATCGAACAGGCGCTGGAGTTCGTACGCCTGCGGCGCGAGAACGAGTCGCTGCGTCGCGAGGTCATGGAGTTCCGCAACGAGCGACAGATCATTGGCGAGAGCGTCCAGATCCGCCGCATCCTGCAGACGGTGGCCATGGTGGCGCCCACGCGCGCCACGGTCCTGCTGCAGGGGGAGAGCGGGACGGGGAAGGAGCTATTCGCGCGGGCGATCCACGACCAGAGCGACCGTCGCGACAAGCCGTTCATCAAGCTGAATTGCGCGGCGCTCCCCGAGGGGCTCATCGAGAGCGCGCTGTTCGGACACGAGCGCGGCGCCTTCACCGGCGCGGTGAAGCGAGTCGAAGGGGCCTTCGAGCGGGCACACGGCGGGACGCTCCTTCTCGATGAAATCTCGGAGATGCGCCTCGAGCTGCAGGCCAAGCTCCTGCGCGTGCTGCAGGAGCAGGAGTTCGAGCGCGTGGGAGGGACGACGCCAATCCGGGTCGACGTGCGCGTGATTGCCACGACGAACCGCAACCTGGCCGAGTTTGCGGCGGCGGGTCACTTCCGGCAGGACCTCTACTATCGACTGAGTGTCGTCCCGATCGACATCCCCTCGCTGCGGGAGCGTCCCGACGACATCCCGATGCTGGCCTATCGCTTCGCGATGCGCACGGGGAGCGAAGTGGGGAAGGAGATCAGCGGGATTGCCCCGGATGCGCTTTCGATGCTGCAGGAGTATCCCTGGCCGGGCAACGTGCGCGAGCTGCAACACGCCGTGGAACGCGCGGTGATCCTCTCCCACGATGCCGTACTGCCGGCGCATCTCTTCGAGCACCAGCGCATGGCAACCAACGGCGTGCATCCGCTCGTGCAGCAGGCGCTCAACCGATCGGCGACTCCCGAAGGCGGCGCCGCTGTCCCGGCCAGCGCTCCCCCGGGGGGAATCATCCTCACGACGCTCAATGTGGAAGAGGCGGAGCGAGCGCTGATCCAGCGGGCGCTGGAGCTCACGCGCGGCAACAGGACCAAGACGGCCGACCTGCTCGGCATCAGCGTGCGCACATTGCGCAACAAGCTGAACGGGCCGCAGCGCGCCGGCGTGGCAGAGGGCTAG